A genomic segment from Nicotiana tabacum cultivar K326 chromosome 7, ASM71507v2, whole genome shotgun sequence encodes:
- the LOC107823325 gene encoding uncharacterized protein LOC107823325: MGKKEQINDHKDKERVQAVLQLLKKQAPLTVKQEKFCNSGCVERFLKVKGENVKKAAKQLRNCLAWRDSLGTDHLIADEFSAELAEGAAYVSGHDDESRPVVIFRIKQDYQKFHSQKLFTRLLVFTLEVAIQTMAKSVEQFVVLFDASFFRSASAFMNILLASLKIIADYYPGRLHKAFVIDPPSLFSYLWKGVKTFVDLAPLTMVVSSLDFEESLEFNDFTAYPRAASLRFNPSSIPSSGKIGSCSSSRFSFTVSHHFDSVKPWYLSLTDTSSAKVGPTTTQVLGPAISPLNARSYSFASPIARSPRGNNMKGFFPSTPLPQKTQELEQSEILRHPRAMRPSFFQSPAMFFKKDNNNCHISRADKCRESFQPFLKFYRRPYDEMIYRSKMRPPLGGLISIVSPHIRRRHMSVSQRF, from the exons ATGGGAAAGAAAGAGCAGATCAACGACCACAAAGACAAAGAAAGAGTTCAAGCTGTTCTTCAACTGCTCAAAAAACAAGCTCCTCTCACTGTTAAACAG GAGAAGTTCTGTAACAGTGGTTGTGTAGAGaggtttttgaaagtgaaaggTGAAAATGTCAAGAAAGCTGCTAAGCAGTTGAGAAACTGTCTTGCCTGGAGAGACTCTTTAGGCActg ATCATCTTATTGCTGATGAATTCTCTGCTGAGCTAGCAGAAGGGGCAGCTTATGTTTCTGGTCATGATGATGAATCTAGACCTGTTGTG ATTTTCCGGATCAAGCAAGATTACCAGAAATTCCACTCACAGAAACT GTTTACTCGGTTGCTAGTGTTTACACTGGAGGTGGCAATTCAAACCATGGCCAAAAGTGTTGAACAATTTGTTGTTCTCTTTGATGCCA GCTTTTTCAGGTCAGCATCAGCTTTTATGAACATTTTATTGGCTTCACTGAAAATTATTGCCGATTATTATCCAGGACGACTCCACAAAGCTTTTGTCATTGATCCTCCTTCACTTTTCTCTTATCTTTGGAAG GGTGTTAAGACATTTGTTGATCTAGCACCATTAACAATGGTGGTATCATCACTTGATTTTGAGGAGTCATTGGAATTCAATGACTTCACTGCTTATCCAAGAGCTGCATCTCTCAGATTCAATCCTTCCTCCATACCTTCATCTGGCAAGATTGGATCCTGCTCTTCTTCAAGATTCTCCTTCACTGTCTCACACCATTTTGACTCTGTCAAGCCATGGTATTTGTCATTAACTGACACGTCATCAGCTAAAGTTGGCCCCACCACTACTCAAGTACTGGGCCCAGCCATCTCACCCCTCAATGCTAGGTCCTACTCATTTGCATCACCCATTGCTAGGTCTCCACGTGGCAACAACATGAAAGGGTTCTTCCCTTCTACTCCTTTGCCACAAAAAACCCAAGAGTTGGAGCAGTCAGAAATTCTTCGCCATCCTAGGGCTATGAGGCCATCGTTTTTTCAATCTCCAGCCATGTTCTTcaagaaagataataataattgcCATATCAGTAGAGCTGATAAGTGTCGTGAGTCATTCCAGCCTTTTTTGAAGTTCTATCGAAGGCCGTACGATGAGATGATTTATAGGTCAAAGATGAGACCACCACTAGGTGGACTTATATCTATCGTCTCTCCGCACATCAGGCGTCGACACATGTCCGTCTCTCAACGGTTTTGA